In one window of Bemisia tabaci chromosome 6, PGI_BMITA_v3 DNA:
- the BBS1 gene encoding BBSome complex member BBS1: MSGFSSRTLQFQQPWIDAFSDSNLALNTLPSCIALADLQDDADSKLIVGAFDETYTDAKLKIFKGTTQYGEVKLPGTPSAIQTFYSDLNKTKIPGIGVASGPNIYVYKNLRPYFKFTVPPQSEVNSLEADIWQQKCDATQLTKLLEDLKMELGFTNLSPASQKLLLLEPHLREQFVQTRGQLALGLRRKTTITCMTSIPKYSTDDEKSISCLVFATECAKLYFLDIQAFTILNEFSMPGIASHLAISGLYVVSYVVIFTTRNGCLYTMNEKKTECIASFSAPSIGLVLQGDFIMTALMDSTLHCFTIQGMKQWSVELPGIPITLASIPIMSLSLKLVAVSCRFRDEKTSHLFFYSGPQLMHSIATPQPVSAIIFGPYGQGESALITISTRGSLNIRLLKRTAQFGCGERAGILALPPPNSQIKLNVPKKSKLLVEQTIREREQKIEIYEQWKRSWLHLNVMTCEEYLKALQSSAVSQNNSLKLTAQVLGLGPHLKIQVFLQNLSKKEAFTSLTVVFHYNKSVFKMDSPSRQVPMLVPNYECCVESYIVCEMSVSSNVTVLVFDEQLRLSAFINIPACNCICSSQ, from the exons ATGTCTGGATTCAG CTCAAGAACACTGCAGTTTCAACAACCGTGGATCGATGCCTTTTCTGATTCAAATTTGGCTTTGAATACACTACCCTCATGCATCGCATTAGCAGACTTGCAAGATGACGCTGACtcaaaattaattgttggagCTTTCGATGAAACTTACACGGACGCTAAACTTAAG ATATTTAAAGGAACAACCCAATATGGTGAGGTAAAATTACCCGGAACCCCGTCTGCTATACAAACATTTTACTCGGATTTGAATAAAACCAAAATACCAG gCATAGGCGTAGCGTCGGGACCGAACATATATGTCTACAAAAATCTGCGACCCTATTTTAAATTTACGGTGCCCCCTCAGTCAGAGGTCAATTCCCTCGAGGCTGACATTTGGCAGCAAAAATGCGACGCTACCCAACTAACGAAGCTTTTGGAGGATCTGAAAATGGAGCTAGGATTTACAAACCTCAGTCCAGCATCGCAAAAGCTCCTTCTCCTGGAACCACACTTGAGGGAACAATTCGTTCAAACACGAGGACAACTTGCATTGGGATTGAGAAGAAAG actaCCATCACATGTATGACATCAATACCAAAATACTCGACAGACGATGAAAAATCTATATCCTGTTTGGTATTTGCTACTGAATGTGCGAAACTCTACTTTCTGGACATCCAAGCATTCACCATTCTTAATGAATTTTCC ATGCCTGGTATAGCCAGTCACCTGGCTATTTCGGGGCTGTACGTTGTGAGCTACGTCGTAATATTCACCACTCGCAATGGCTGTTTGTACACgatgaatgaaaagaaaacagaGTGTATTGCCAGTTTCAGCGCTCCGTCAATCGGGCTGGTTCTTCAGGGAGATTTCATTATGACCGCCCTTATGGATTCTACCCTACATTGTTTCACCATTCAA GGTATGAAGCAGTGGAGTGTAGAATTACCGGGCATACCTATCACTTTAGCCTCAATTCCTATAATGAGTTTATCGCTGAAACTGGTTGCAGTTTCGTGCCGGTTTAGAGACGAGAAAACCAGTCATTTGTTCTTTTATTCGGGCCCTCAGCTTATGCATTCCATTGCGACCCCACAACCTGTGTCCgcaataatatttggtccgtatGGTCAAGGAGAAAGCGCTCTCATCACAATTTCAACAA GGGGCAGTCTGAACATACGGCTATTGAAGAGGACGGCTCAATTTGGATGTGGTGAGAGAGCAGGAATTTTAGCACTGCCTCCTCCTAACTCTCAAATTAAGCTGAATGTTCCCAAAAAAAGCAAGCTCTTGGTCGAACAAACCATCAGAGAACGCGAGCAAAAGATAG agATTTACGAGCAATGGAAACGGTCGTGGCTTCATCTGAATGTTATGACATGCGAGGAGTACTTGAAAGCCCTTCAAAGTTCAGCTGTATCTCAAAATAACTCGCTGAAACTCACGGCTCAG gtgcTGGGTTTAGGGCCTCACTTAAAGATTCAAGTTTTTCTCCAGAATCTCTCTAAAAAGGAAGCTTTCACTTCACTGACTGTTGTCTTTCATTACAACAAGAGTGTGTTTAAAATGGATTCACCATCTAGACAG GTGCCAATGCTGGTTCCAAATTACGAGTGTTGCGTTGAGTCATACATCGTGTGCGAAATGAGTGTCAGCAGCAATGTAACGGTTCTGGTTTTTGATGAACAACTCCGACTGTCAGCATTCATCAATATTCCGGCATGCAACTGTATCTGTTCATCGCAATGA